From Ipomoea triloba cultivar NCNSP0323 chromosome 5, ASM357664v1, the proteins below share one genomic window:
- the LOC116021094 gene encoding 3-ketoacyl-CoA synthase 17-like: MPIIQTLQISFLALLCFTFLLHAALSYAAVLSLPLCLSCAICALVYFFHRLRSRPYPVLLLNYACYKPPPHRKCSYQVAESFVRRDEHFSDENFNFMRNIYAKSGLGDETYAPPFLFESDCTPTLKSAVGEAEEGIFSSIDSVLAKTLMDPMSIDVVIVTCGSFSPSPSLSAFIVNRYGLRPDVKTYNLSGMGCSSGVISVDLAARILRGGGRGKVQNALVVITESITLNWYPGANRSMLVTNCIFRVGCAAAIITNDPTRRRAAKMELVESLRTHHGSDDAAYRAAFQEEDEKGITGVSLTKDLIRVAGVNLRSHIKLLAPRVLPLSQLASYVISAAKAAVSGGKSKPAVPDFTAAFQHMCIHTGGKAVIEQVGRVLRLSDSVTEPARMTLNRFGNTSSSLVFYELAYFEAKQRVKKGDKMWMIAFGTGFKVGSLVWKWLQDSTQEFDNPWNDTIHNYPLKAW; encoded by the coding sequence ATGCCGATAATCCAAACTCTCCAGATATCCTTCTTAGCCTTGTTATGTTTCACCTTCCTCCTCCACGCCGCCTTATCCTACGCCGCCGTCCTCAGCCTCCCTCTTTGTCTATCCTGCGCCATTTGCGCCCTCGTCTACTTCTTCCACCGCCTCCGCTCCCGCCCCTACCCCGTCCTCCTGCTAAATTACGCCTGTTACAAGCCGCCGCCCCACCGGAAATGCTCTTATCAGGTGGCGGAGTCCTTCGTCCGCCGCGACGAACACTTTTCCgatgaaaatttcaatttcatgcgCAATATTTACGCTAAGTCGGGATTAGGGGACGAGACCTACGCGCCGCCGTTTTTATTTGAGAGCGATTGTACTCCGACGCTGAAATCCGCGGTTGGAGAGGCTGAAGAGGGGATCTTCTCCTCCATTGATAGCGTTTTGGCTAAAACCCTAATGGATCCTATGAGTATTGACGTCGTTATTGTTACTTGTGGAAGCTTCTCGCCGTCTCCGTCGCTCTCGGCCTTCATCGTGAACCGTTATGGGCTTAGACCGGACGTGAAAACGTATAATCTGAGCGGAATGGGGTGCAGCTCCGGCGTGATTTCCGTTGATCTCGCGGCGAGGATTTTGCGCGGTGGTGGGAGGGgaaaagtccaaaatgccctcGTGGTTATCACCGAGAGCATTACCTTGAACTGGTACCCGGGGGCAAATCGGTCCATGCTGGTCACCAATTGCATCTTCCGGGTCGGGTGCGCCGCGGCTATAATCACGAACGACCCGACCCGGCGCCGCGCCGCCAAGATGGAGCTGGTGGAGTCGCTCAGGACCCACCACGGCTCGGACGACGCCGCGTACCGAGCCGCGTTCCAGGAGGAGGACGAGAAGGGCATCACCGGCGTTTCTCTCACCAAAGATCTCATCAGAGTCGCCGGAGTCAACCTCCGCAGCCACATCAAGCTCCTGGCGCCGCGAGTCCTCCCGCTGAGCCAGCTCGCGAGCTACGTCATCTCAGCCGCGAAAGCCGCGGTTTCCGGCGGGAAATCGAAGCCGGCTGTGCCGGACTTCACGGCGGCTTTCCAACACATGTGCATACACACGGGCGGGAAGGCGGTGATCGAGCAAGTGGGGAGAGTGCTGCGGCTTAGCGACTCGGTGACGGAGCCGGCTCGGATGACTCTGAACCGGTTCGGTAACACGTCTAGTAGCCTTGTGTTCTACGAGCTGGCTTATTTTGAAGCCAAACAGAGGGTTAAGAAAGGAGATAAAATGTGGATGATAGCTTTCGGGACAGGGTTTAAGGTTGGGAGTCTTGTTTGGAAATGGCTTCAAGATTCAACCCAAGAATTTGATAATCCTTGGAATGATACCATACACAATTACCCTTTAAAGGCCTGGTAG